In Helianthus annuus cultivar XRQ/B chromosome 3, HanXRQr2.0-SUNRISE, whole genome shotgun sequence, a single window of DNA contains:
- the LOC110930500 gene encoding uncharacterized protein LOC110930500 yields the protein MGKKGLSKKGPAATSGPQMSVTIREASTGKKHTNAKSSLKLQHIKNLAVWASRDGAIPSLGAFFGYHLAASSEAFGAPVDPSLFTCQRCESILHPGHNCTIRIEKNKKNARRKSKKNTPRPQNNVVYTCHFCSHRNMKRGTPKNISQLKVKPHPKSTNQKAGNIVSSSDTSKDNIVANTKVAPLGPTKDEQPHRDKMVIVEKNESSKAEDDSVDKNTFACGKTGLLEITDTLEVKNGSDASGPANPLTRPTFTLLDSKMKKKNRSGSKKKVAIESTTPNVEKSSNRKRRKTWTSYKELADDNDKRRKLFS from the exons ATGGGAAAGAAAGGATTGAGCAAGAAGGGGCCTGCTGCAACTTCTGGGCCTCAAATGTCGGTTACAATAAGAGAAGCTTCAACTGGGAAGAAACACACCAATGCCAAGTCATCTTTGAAGTTGCAACATATCAAGAACCTTGCAGTGTGGGCCAGTCGTGATGGTGCCATACCTTCATTGGGTGCCTTTTTTGGTTACCATTTGGCCGCTTCTTCTGAGGCATTTGGGGCACCGGTTGATCCTTCCTTGTTTACTTGTCAAAG ATGTGAATCTATACTTCATCCTGGCCACAATTGCACCATCCGAATcgagaaaaacaagaaaaatgcTCGACGTAAAAGCAAGAAGAATACTCCTCGTCCTCAAAACAACGTTGTATACACTTGCCATTTTTGTTCACATAGAAATATGAAAAGAGGCACCCCAAAAAATATAAGTCAACTAAAGGTCAAACCACATCCAAAGTCAACCAATCAAAAAGCCGGTAACATAGTCTCTTCTTCTGATACGAGTAAAGATAACATTGTTGCAAACACTAAAGTGGCTCCACTGGGGCCCACAAAAGACGAACAACCTCACAGGGACAAAATGGTAATTGTGGAGAAAAATGAATCATCGAAGGCCGAAGACGACTCTGTTGATAAAAACACGTTTGCTTGCGGCAAAACGGGTCTTTTAGAGATCACAGATACGTTGGAGGTTAAAAACGGATCTGATGCATCGGGTCCCGCTAACCCATTGACCAGGCCGACATTTACTTTGCTGGATtcaaagatgaagaagaagaatcgGTCAGGTTCTAAGAAAAAAGTGGCAATCGAAAGTACGACTCCAAATGTAGAAAAGTCGTCTAATAGAAAGAGAAGAAAAACTTGGACTAGTTATAAGGAGCTTGCTGACGACAACGACAAGAGAAGGAAGTTATTCAGTTAA